A segment of the Chitinivibrionales bacterium genome:
CATTCTCCAATTTCGGTTTCGACTTTCACCGTTCATAACACGAATACGCCCGCCCTTGCCGGAACGCACAAATAATCCGTTGAAAAAATAAATGAAGCCGCGATGAAGTGTTACTTAAGGTAGCCTTAAGAATTTTTAAGAATTGGAGGCACGACCGGCGTTCAACCGTTCCGCCTGGATGGCAACAATTGCCAGTTCAGGCCGCCGACGCTTTTTAAGGCTCAAACGGCTGGCGATGCCGCAAAGCGGCGCACAACCCAGATGCAAAGAAAATTCCCATGCGCTCATTTTGACATTAAATGCGACGACGATCTTCTTCTGATAATCCAAAGAATGGAACTGGCATCGGGAGCCTGTTCAACGGCTTCACGAAAATGCGGCGTCTTCAGAAGCTTGGCGATTTCCGCCACGGTGTGCAGGTGCTTTTGAAACTGTCCTTGCGGAATGAGGAAAAGAATCACGAGCGTCACAGGTTGCCCATCTAAAGCATCAAAGGCGATGCCCTTTTTGGAACGGCCAAGCGCCGCAATCGGATCGTTAATCAAATCAGTTGAAGCATGTGGGATTCCGATGCCATATCCGATGCCGGTGCTCATGGATGACTCGCGCTTTCTGACGACGGCGGTGATGGCGTCCCGGTGCTCGGGTTTTATTTTACCCGTTTCCACCAGATTGTTAATCAGCTCGTCAATCGCTTCCCAACGGTTCGTTGCCCGCAAGTCAGCCAGGATTTGAGACTCGCTCAAACAGTCAGTTAAGCCAATGTTCATAAAATCATGCGACGGAAATGCGCCGCTTAATGAAGATAGAAGAAAATATGCCGCCCGTTACTTAAGACTATCTGAAGATTTGTTAAGGGAAGTGGCGCGTTCAATTCCTACAAAGACTGCCATTCAGCCTTTGCGAGGCGGCTCACATTTCGCAATCGCGTTCTTTGAGTGCCAATCGGTAACGGCGGACTTCATTTTTTCAACCTGCGAAACAGCCCCCTGAAGTTTTGCGAAATCAGCT
Coding sequences within it:
- a CDS encoding PTS sugar transporter subunit IIA, encoding MNIGLTDCLSESQILADLRATNRWEAIDELINNLVETGKIKPEHRDAITAVVRKRESSMSTGIGYGIGIPHASTDLINDPIAALGRSKKGIAFDALDGQPVTLVILFLIPQGQFQKHLHTVAEIAKLLKTPHFREAVEQAPDASSILWIIRRRSSSHLMSK